The following nucleotide sequence is from Paroedura picta isolate Pp20150507F chromosome 1, Ppicta_v3.0, whole genome shotgun sequence.
aaagaacctcaatgtccccctccaccttttgacaagggcccggagatggccctttgttccaggaaaatgggccatcgggaaccccggaaaacctcgcatatgtgcatgagtcatgattgtatcagcatgttccctccggaagtactgggtggggcaatacagccaaaggaggtgggttttgtataaaagagagcttccacctggagttcggtggaagctcttactccataccagcggactccacgttgctgaaataaagcttgttcctgttgtatcgtccacccggcctggcgtgacgttttcttcaaggggcaccctgtttttcagttagcaagcgggttcccgacatatCATTTCTAAAGGGTGGCATCCTATCTCTACTGAGacttctccctgcccctcctcccaagttCTTTCTTCTCCAAGGAGCATCTCCAAAtagccaggaatttccaaacccaaaATTGAGTCGGTCTCTGCCCAAAAGACAGtttctgggcatgtgcagagtgcttttCCCTCACTCCCTCTCACATTCACCCCCACACATCGCTTCAGTACTCCAAACCAGCCTTCACATAACTCCAACAGGGGAAGAGACCACCCGGATGGAAGGATGTGCGGTTTTTCCCAACTTCGCCCTTTGCCTGCTCTTGTTTTAGAAATTTTCCAAAGCCAAAGGGCATTTCAGAAAGGAGGGTGGAAAACCCAGCATTCCTCTGCCAATGTTGCTTTGTGCTGCCCCCCAGTGGTTACTATTGCTCATTGCAGGGGTTGGGAaccgtgaagaagaagaagaagaagaagaagaagaagaagaagaagaagaagaagaagaagaagaagaagaagaagaagaagaagaagaagaagaaggaagaagaagagtgtttcttatatgttgcttttctctacccaaaggattctcaaagtgcaTTACAttcgccctttcctctccccacaacagccaccctgtgagggaggaaaggctgaaagagccctgagattactgaagaagcagagttggttcttataggccacttttctctacccgaaggagtctcaaagcggcctacagtcgccttccctttcctctccccacaacaaacaccctgtgagggaggaaaaggttgagagagccctgagaatcctgaagaagaagaagaagaagaagaagaagaagaagaagaagaagaagaagaagaagaagaagaaaaagagtgtttcttatatgttgcttttctctacccaaaggagtctcaaagtgcatTACAttcgccctttcctctccccacaacagacaccctgtgagggaggaaaggctgagagagccctgagattactgaagaagaagaagagttggttcttataggccacttttctctacccagctttatcagtgctgtgacgagcccaaggtcacccagctggttgcatgtgggggagcatgaaatcaaatccgtcttgccagattagaagtccacactcctaaccactacaccaagcttacaCACCGAATGCTAGAACAAATCTTgagtccaagaccaacaaagttttattcacagaacgagctttcatgtgcacgcacgcttcctcggatgcaatgtcatggaatgcaagtaatcagttcatacatataggcaaagtgtgagagaaGATTAACATgcagcatagaatcacagaatcgtagagttggaagggacctccagggtcatctagcccaaccccctgcactatgcaggaaactacGTGccccccacagggaccccaattccatgcccagatgatgccctctccGCAAGAAAGccctgcctggaggaaatttgcccccCGACTCCAAAGAGGTGATATTTCCCTcggtgtgcaagaaagggccacaagagccaacccCCGACACAATCCCCCTCCTGTCTCCCCATCAACGATCTGCCTCAGTTTACAGAACGAAGATGAAAATTTAcagaatgaaaatggttaacgGAGTCCAGGGCTAAACAGGAAAAACCAGCAACTTGGATTTCTTTGTATtcccttgagattgaattgcagggGAAGGACGTCTACGGAGGAGAGTCATGAACCAATACAGAACCAATTTCtgatttttccccattttatctctggaatctgttaattATGCGGTGTGTTAATTGACCACAACACTTTGCCTCTAAGAGAgcctttcgggtagggaaaagcggcatataagaaccgactcttcttcttcctcttcttcctcttcttcttcttactcttcttcttcctcctcctcttcttcttcttcttcttcctcttcttcttcttcttcctcttcttcctcttcttcttcttactcttcttcttcttcttcttcttcctcctcctcctcctcctcctcttcttcttcttcttcctcttcttcctcttcctcttcttcttcttcttcttcttcctcctcctcctcctcctcctcttcttcttcttcttcttcttcctcttcttcctcttcctcttcttcttcctcctcctcttcttcttcttcttcctcctcctcttcttcttcttcctcttcctcttcttcctcttcctcttcctcttcttcttcctcctcctcttcttcttcttcttcctcttcctcttcttcctcttcttcttctttttcttcctcttcttcttcttcctcttcttcctcttcttcttcatactcttcttcttcttcctcttcttcttcttcttcttcttcttcttcttcttcttcttacctgccGTTGTATCTGAGgtggtgtgcctgcacatgaaccttgaagaaaattttgttggtcctgAAGGTGTCCCTGTTCTTAacccttctgcttctgcttcagaccagcagggcaacccacctgaatctgaccCCAACGatgcaaattttgagtccaggggcacttttaagaccaacaaagttgtattaaaTTAAAGTCATGAGttccatgtgcaggcacactccctcatagaacagaatcatagaatcatggagttggaagggacctcctgggtcatctagtccaaccccctgcactatgtaggacactcacaaccctctcgctcatccactgtcacctgccacccccttgagccttcacaaaatcagcctctccgtcagatggctaagaTCTCAGATCTCAtgaaactttgtttgtcttaatggtgccactgggctcaaaatttgggctcaaaatttgttctgctgctttagaccaatgtgttatgtgcgaagtcgtgtccgacccattgcgaccccatggacaatgatcctccaggccttcctgccctctaccatttcccggagtccatttaagtttgcaccgactgcttcagtgactccatccatccacctcattctctgtcgtccccttcttcttttgccctcgatcgctcccagcattaggctcttctccagggagtccttccttctcatgaggtggccaaagtatttgagtttcatcttcaggatctggccttctaaagagcagtcagggatgatctcctctaggactgaccggtttgttcgccttgcagtccaagggactcgcaagagtcttctccagcaccagcacTTCAATCTACCTCCCAAAAACAGAACACACTGTACTCCTTTACCGCCCTCTAGTGGATACAACCGAGAACTGCACACACATATATTAATCGAaagactttcatagaatcatagaatcccagaatcatagagttggaaggggccatacaggccatctagtccaaccccctgctcaacgcaggatcagctttaCATCATGAGGTAACGGCTGATGCTAAGCCAAGGTTTAGCAtgccttattattttatttagcagtggagaggaaagggaaggtcattaTAAACCAAAGGGGATGTGATTtttaacccgctttgagactccttctggtagagaaaagcagcacataaggatcaactcttcttcatgtggtatcctcacaacaactctgcgaggtaggttacACTGAGAGCGTGAAAATGCTGGATGAGAAGGTCACCGAGAAAGTGTCCATGACACGAACAGGGATTCGAACTCGTGTCTCTAACCTGACATTCTAGCCACTCCCCCACTCTGACTCTCACCTTAGCATGCCTGCAGCCATGAGGAGTGGGATCCATTGAGGGGGGTTCATCCAAGAGGTCCTCACCGTGGGGGCCAAAAATGTGCTTCCATTTCCAAAGAAGGGGACAAGGGAACCCACAAGGCATTTCTCTCGGGGTAGTGAGATATGGCACCCTTAAGAGTCTGTGAAAGAATAACTGAGAAGACATGGGACTCCGACACACCGATTCAACTCTCATTTTTATTCTAATGCCGTTCCAGAGCTGCTGCACTCCCCTGAGGTATTTGCCCCCAACCTCACCCAGTTGCCATACCCCTCCACAGACTCCCAAAGAGACAGAAAACGGGAAGACAATCCGTTAAAAAGCCAAGTCCCCGTTCCTAGCCTCTTCGGCATTAGACTTAACACCGGTATCGGGAAGAACTACGAAAATACCAGCAGAAGATAGATGTAGAACCCAGTccagccagcagggggagctgGACAGGCGGCCGTTGTTGGACGAGGCTGCAGTGAAACAGGAAGTCCGGTAGGGGGACAGCAGCAGAGATCTTGACAGTGCTCCCCCTAGGCCATGCGGGTGAGCGGCCGCTGGAAGCCCCTCTCAGAAGTAGTCTAGAGCTGCAGAGGGTCTTACATGGCCCGTAGCCCATTACAGGAGTTTGGTTCTACCCCATAACGGGTGGGATTCGCTTTGCTCCACTCAGTGGGGCAGGGAGGATTCGAGGGAACGTTGCAGCTCGGTTCCCTTTTGCCCATTAATTCTCAGCGCCGTCGTCCGGCTCATCCCTCACAAGCAAGAGCGTGTGGGCGATCCTGCCCATGAAGGTCCAATACTCCTCAAAGCTGATCTGCCCGTCCTGATTCTGATCGCAGCTCTGCCTCATCTCATTGACGGCTTGCTTGTTCTCTGTATTCTGAGGAGGAAAGAGCGGGAAGAAAGGTTGAGACGGGCAAAGAGCAAGAACGACAACCCGCCTGCCCAAGGAGGGCGGCTAGCCTCCAAGCAGCACCCGAAAAGctccctcttatttatttatcctaGGGCAGAGTTAGTTACACGTGGGAAGCAAATGATAATATAAAAGATCCAGCCAAGTGGGTGCAAGAGAGATGCAGCCAGATTGGGCCAGTTTTCAATCCACTCGGttacagctggggagagcccaaaGAGCTCgggcacatctccctggaaagcacaatgctcacattcctgggaCAAGTGGGAAATCGTTATTCACTATTGTTATTTATGTAGAACTGCCGAGGACTTGAGTCTagggtccgaggcaggatcataatcctgtTATTGCTATTGGCTAACGTATGCCTGGATCCTGACTGCTGGATCCAATTTGTTTTGAAGCTGACCAGTAGCACACAATGGCAAGAGTCTGCtactgctgagagccagtttggtgaagtggttaggagtgtggacttctaatctggcatgccaggttcgattctgcgctcccccacatgcagccagctgggtgaccttggcctcgccacggcactgataaaactgttctgaccgagcagtgatatcagggctctctcagcctcacccaccccacagggtgtctgttgtggggagaggaatgggaaggcgactggaagccactttgagcctccttcggatacgggaaagcggcatataagaaccaactcctctacttcttcttcttctattgttgaCGGTGTCAGTGGGTTTCTCCagttcaaaatggaaatcaaattcagtgtagatggggggggggggggtattcaagctgggagtgggtaaaaagccccgtgcaaacAATACCCTGGTCTCTGAACCTGCAGATTTAGCAGCTGTTCTAATGGATCTCCCAATGACTACGATCTCTTcccttggctgctttggagggctatGGCATTctacttcctcccctccccaaaccccgccctgcccaggctccacccccaaaatctacaggtatttcccaccttggagctggcaactgtatgCACAAAGGTTGATCTCCTGGCTAGAGCATAcggttaaaaaaaatgaataatacAATTCCACTAGACTGAGATTCGAACCCTCGACCATCCCAGCCGTGCCCAGAAGTTCCAGGCCTCTTGGCTTACCGTCAACATGTGTTGGAGCTCCTGGCTCACCATCTTCTGGAAGTTTCCCTTGCCAATCCCGCGCCTCCTTCGACAGAAGCCTCGGCTGGCGTACTTGTCGTAGTTCTTGACCAGCACCTCGATGGCCTCCTCCAACTCTGAGAGCTCAGCAGCCATtgtctctctcctccccgggCACCTGTAAGAGGAACGGAGATAAGCTTCCAATCGGCGTCCCTCTTTGCTGATATCCAGGGGGCAGAGTGATGAGTGCAGCAAGAGTGACTGACCTGATTAAAGAATAGTAAAAGTTTATTTAGGAGTTTGTAGGTTTGTAGCTACATCTCAACTCAGAGATTAAGAATTTTGAGAAGGAAATTCCCCTGAGACTAGCAATCTGGAATGACAATTGAAAGGGGAGAAAGTCCTGACCTCCCTGTCCTGTCTAATTGTCtttttactgctctgtgagaacagcactatcaggactgtgaatggcccaaggtcacccagctggctgcttgtggaggagcgggaaattgAACCCGCTTCActaggttagaagctgccactcttaaccataacaCCATGCTAGTTCtcgaatcaaactttgttggtcttaaaggtaccactggactcaaattttgtccatTTAAATATCATCTTGTTATTGGACTCGGTATTTCtgtaattgttgtaattttagcagggttttaggggactttgtattttatttttatcttgtaacccgcaaGAAGCTGGCTCTGCTGATGGTGGcaggatattaataataataataataacaataacaataacattaacattaacattaacattaacattaacattaacattaacattaacattaacaataatattaataataatattaatattattattaatattattattaataccaataccaataccaacaccaacaccaacaccaacaccaacaccaacaccaacaccaacaccaacaacaacaacaacaacaataacaataacaataacaataacaataacaataacaataacaataatctaaAGCAACCCTTTCTTCTCAAccctttttttttgccacaggccTTTTGGGAGCTCTTCTGGCCCTTTGGctaggctggctgcttgcacaatggactaggctaaaaaaggcctaagcaaaGAGTGAAAGAACTATATTTCACATACCTCGTCTTATATATATACGTGAGTgatttccagcattttcttgaatttattaattcaagcacacacacagGGATGGATATCATGATTTCTATTTCTTTCCCGTaacaaaggtcaaactttctagcaattcatGACATCATTcgtatcagagaatcatagagttggaagggacttccagggttatGTCACaactacccacaatgaccccaatatcatgcccaagtgatcccacacacacacacacaccaaaaatctccagaatccagcctggcctagaggaaattctcctaccatcctacagtggcgatcagcaattccctgggtgtgcaaggaagggccccaagagccaaacactggcacatcccttcctgcccacccactcaccacctgcctaagttcacagaatcagcatttctttcagatgactctctagcctctgctttaaaatttccaaggaagaagaacccaccacctcctgaggaagcctgttccactgaggaactgctctaactgtcaggaacttcgtccggatgtttagccgaaaatccttttgaattaatttcaacccattggttctggtccgaccctctggggcaacagaaagcaactctgctccatcttctctatgacagcccctcaagtatttgaagatggtcatcgtatcatctctccaggctaaacagaccaacctccctcaacctttcctccaaaCTCCTCACAACCTTTGTTGAGCTCTTTttgacatgctccagtttctctacatctttcttcagttgtggtgcccaaaactgaacacagtactccaagaaaGGTCTtatcagagtggagtaaagtggtaacatcaccttgcgtgatctggacactatacttcttttaacaCAGCTCAAAATCCCGTTGGCcattttagctaccaagtcacactgctgactcatgttcagagtctggtcagttcccctggagaaaaagagctgCTTGAGAGGGTAGacgtagggatgccatcctccaggcgggacctggggatcccctggaattacagctcaattccagaccaaagagatcagttcccctggaggaaatggctgctttggagagggtaACCTCTGTCACATTAGActtcactgaagtccttccccgccccaaattccacccactccaggctccaaccccaaaaatctccagatatttcccaatccagagccggcaaccctatcCACACATCCCCCCTTTGTACCAGAGCCCCCGGGGCTGATCTTGGATCACTGGTGGATGCATCAGGACCTTCAAGTACCTGGAGGACCCCAACCGTAGAGGACTTTGCCGTGTTTCCAGACAGTCTCGAAAGCATTGATCCCAGTGCAGTCACGGAAGGGCCATTTCTGAATACGGGAGGAAGAGAATAGATCAGTCAGCTCTGTTAATTATTAACCccggtgtgttttttttactgcCGCAGTTCTGTGCGGAAACGTAAGTTATGTTCGTTCAGGCTCTTGACGCAGACAGAAGCACAGGCCGAGACAGGATTCTATTGAACCAAGCGAACAAGGTGGAACCTGGAATGATGCCGGGCCCTGCAGTTGAGAGTCTTGTTTCAGGAATTAGGAAGAACTTGTTTCATGGAAGAGAAGTCTACCAAGGGCTACGAGTCATGGCAACTGGagtacctggagtcctgtgtgcagctctggaggcctcacttcaagaaggacgtagatgaagttgaaagggtacagaggagagcgacgaagatgatctggggccaagggaccaagccctatgaagataggttgagggacttgggaatgttcagcctggagaaaaggaggttgagaggggacatgatagccctctttaagtatttgaaaggttgtcacttggaggagggcaggatgctgtttctgctggttgcagaggagaggacacgcagtaatgggtttaaactacaagtacaatgatataggctagatatcagggggaaatgttcacagtcagagtagttcagcagtggaataggctgcctaagggggtggtgagctccccctcactggcagtcttcaagcaaaggttggatacacacttttcatggatgctttaggatgcttagagctgatcctgcgttgagcagggggttggactagatggcctgtgtggccccttccaactctatgattctgtgattctatgtttctatgaactgaggggaacctccacattcagaggcattcatcctctgaatccctgaatctcaggaggaaacatcaggggatggTCTCAGTTTATTAGACCCCTGATCTGATCCGGCATAGCTCTTCTTGTGGTCTTAGGATTCTGGGccagatggaccgctggtctgatccacaagagttcttcttgtgttcttattagCTATTGGCTTTTGTCGACCCAGCTTCGTAGTTCTTTTTCTAGGGAAAccaagactgattctgcacttattttgtttattccgttgtggatcctgctgaattcagactgatttgaactcgggtcttcctctgtcccccaccctccccattgaaacaaaaaagtgttctgcatgtgattagggataCTCagaagggaggagccaagcacagcaggagcctctttcttttcttgagggggggggaagaggattggagacagcagaggagggggaataaatccaagaggcaaatctctggtgagagaagttaggtctttccctttaaaagaagCCTTGCAACGtaggaacaaggaagcctttcaactgatgccctggccaatcagggcttttctacagagtTGGAGGCTGGAGGCAGtaagttagtttgggacaagcagagagctatacctttaaaggtaaaggtatcccctgtgcaagcactgggccatgtctgacccttggggtgacgccctctagcgttttcatggcagactcaatacggggtggtttgccagtcattaccgtttaccccccagcaatctgggtatgcattttaccgacctcggaaggatggaaggctgagtcaaccctgagccagctgctgggattgaactcccagcctcatgggcagagcttcagacagcatatcactgccttaccactctgcgccacaagaggctacacctttactcatgccaattttccaaatatcaagggttatatccactccaggatattgcagggaaaaggtacaatcactctggatcaatccttcttgctgcagagggaaaatttaattgcccagaatcaaaatggaaatcgcattcagtgtagatggcagagattgaattgacctgggattggaataaaagctccgtgcagattcagcccagaagtGGGGAGAATAACCTCTTGCACCTTCTCCAAGGCAGAGTAGGAACTAAAGAGCCAAATGAAAGAGCAAGAAAGGTTGTTAGGGGAGCCCAGGAAAAATATGTGCATTTTGAAAAGACATTTTCTTCATTCAAATGCTAAGAGCAAAGCCAAGGAATCCTGTTTGGAATAGCAAAACAGAGAAGGAATGACGCCAATCTCTTCCCTGCAGGGTAAAGCCCTAACTAGCTAGTTTTGGGGGGcggaaattgttttaaaattataagaTTTTCATTAAAGAAGGATAGCAGAGTGAAGAAAAAACGGAAACACATAATACCAGACAAAATACTAAAGTTAACAGTATACTTTTCTGCAAGAGCATTATACCATAATAGTGTTCCTTTTATTCTTCTTTCTTCTAGTAGCTCAATTCTTTAATACCTTTATATTATCTTGCTAATGTttgtaaaa
It contains:
- the LOC143829683 gene encoding protein S100-A16-like isoform X2; protein product: MAAELSELEEAIEVLVKNYDKYASRGFCRRRRGIGKGNFQKMVSQELQHMLTNTENKQAVNEMRQSCDQNQDGQISFEEYWTFMGRIAHTLLLVRDEPDDGAEN
- the LOC143829683 gene encoding protein S100-A16-like isoform X1, producing MHPPVIQDQPRGLWCPGRRETMAAELSELEEAIEVLVKNYDKYASRGFCRRRRGIGKGNFQKMVSQELQHMLTNTENKQAVNEMRQSCDQNQDGQISFEEYWTFMGRIAHTLLLVRDEPDDGAEN